The following proteins are encoded in a genomic region of Streptomyces collinus Tu 365:
- a CDS encoding DUF503 domain-containing protein, producing MYVGTLSFDLLLGDVHSLKEKRSVVRPIVAELQRKYTVSAAEVDHVDLHRRAIIGLAVVSGDATHLTDVLDRCERLVAGRPEVELLSVRRRIHGDDD from the coding sequence ATGTACGTGGGGACTCTGTCCTTCGACCTGCTCCTCGGCGACGTCCACTCGCTGAAGGAGAAGCGCTCCGTCGTCCGCCCGATCGTCGCCGAACTCCAGCGGAAGTACACCGTGAGCGCGGCGGAGGTGGATCATGTGGACCTCCACCGGCGGGCGATCATCGGCCTCGCCGTGGTCTCCGGCGACGCGACGCACCTCACCGACGTACTCGACCGGTGCGAGCGGCTGGTCGCCGGCCGCCCCGAGGTGGAACTGCTGTCCGTGCGACGGCGCATCCACGGCGACGACGACTAG
- the infB gene encoding translation initiation factor IF-2, which translates to MAKVRVYELAKEFGVESKVVMAKLQELGEFVRSASSTIEAPVVRKLTDAFQGGSGKSAGKPAPRKAAPKPAAPAPAQAARPAAPRPAAPKPPTAPAPAAQQPAAPPAPSAPAPAQGPRPVPGPKPAPRPAPAAPEFTAPPAPAAQAPQAPAAQGPRPGARPGAPKPGGRPSGPGQGQAARPGQGGARSGGQAPRPGARPAGPRPGNNPFTSGGSTGMARPQAPRPQGGPRPGGPGAPGAGPRPQAPGQQGGGPRPQAPGGSRPSPGGMPRPQGGPRPGPAGPRPNPGMMPQRPAAGPRPGPGGGGRGPGGAGRPGGGGGRPGGGGFAGRPGGGGGGFAGRPGGPGGGGGGFAGRPGGPGGGGGGRPGFGGRPGGPGGRGGTQGAFGRPGGPARRGRKSKRQRRQEYEAMQAPSVGGVMLPRGNGETIRLSRGASLTDFAEKINANPASLVAVMMNLGEMVTATQSVSDETLQLLAGEMNYTVQIVSPEEEDRELLESFDIEFGEDEGDEEDLVVRPPVVTVMGHVDHGKTRLLDAIRKTNVIAGEAGGITQHIGAYQVATEVNDEERKITFIDTPGHEAFTAMRARGAKSTDIAILVVAANDGVMPQTVEALNHAKAADVPIVVAVNKIDVEGADPTKVRGQLTEYGLVAEEYGGDTMFVDISAKQGLHIDSLLEAVVLTADASLDLRANPHQDAQGISIESRLDRGRGAVATVLVQRGTLRVGDTMVVGDAYGRVRAMLDDNGNNVAEAGPSTPVQVLGLTNVPGAGDNFLVVDEDRTARQIAEKRAARERNAAFAKRTRRVSLEDLDKVLKAGEVQQLNLIIKGDASGSVEALESSLLQLDVGEEVDIRVLHRGVGAVTESDIDLAMGSDAIVIGFNVRAAGRAAQMAEREGVDVRYYSVIYQAIEEIEAALKGMLKPEYEEVELGTAEIREVFKSSKLGNIAGVLVRSGEVKRNTKARLIRDGKVVAENLTISGLRRFKDDVTEIREGFEGGINLGNFNDIKVDDVIATYEMREKPRV; encoded by the coding sequence GTGGCTAAGGTCCGGGTATACGAACTCGCCAAGGAGTTCGGCGTGGAGAGCAAGGTCGTCATGGCCAAGCTCCAAGAACTCGGTGAATTCGTACGTTCGGCGTCTTCGACCATCGAAGCGCCCGTTGTACGCAAGCTGACTGACGCCTTCCAGGGAGGCTCCGGCAAGTCCGCCGGCAAGCCCGCCCCGCGCAAGGCTGCCCCCAAGCCCGCCGCGCCCGCCCCGGCGCAGGCGGCCCGTCCGGCTGCTCCGAGGCCGGCGGCCCCCAAGCCCCCGACGGCCCCGGCCCCGGCTGCCCAGCAGCCCGCCGCGCCGCCGGCTCCCTCGGCGCCCGCGCCGGCCCAGGGCCCGCGTCCGGTTCCGGGTCCCAAGCCCGCGCCGCGTCCGGCTCCGGCCGCGCCGGAGTTCACCGCTCCGCCGGCTCCGGCCGCCCAGGCCCCGCAGGCTCCGGCCGCGCAGGGTCCGCGTCCCGGCGCCCGTCCGGGTGCTCCCAAGCCCGGCGGCCGTCCGTCCGGTCCGGGTCAGGGCCAGGCGGCCCGTCCGGGTCAGGGCGGCGCGCGTTCCGGTGGCCAGGCCCCGCGTCCGGGTGCCCGTCCGGCCGGTCCGCGTCCGGGTAACAACCCCTTCACCTCCGGTGGCTCCACCGGCATGGCCCGTCCGCAGGCCCCGCGCCCGCAGGGCGGTCCGCGTCCGGGTGGCCCCGGTGCCCCCGGCGCCGGTCCCCGTCCGCAGGCCCCCGGCCAGCAGGGCGGCGGTCCGCGTCCGCAGGCTCCGGGCGGTTCCCGTCCGTCGCCGGGCGGCATGCCCCGCCCGCAGGGCGGCCCGCGTCCCGGCCCGGCCGGTCCGCGTCCGAACCCCGGCATGATGCCGCAGCGTCCCGCTGCCGGCCCGCGTCCCGGCCCCGGTGGCGGCGGTCGCGGTCCCGGCGGTGCCGGTCGTCCCGGTGGCGGCGGCGGTCGTCCCGGTGGCGGCGGCTTCGCCGGTCGTCCCGGTGGCGGCGGTGGCGGCTTCGCCGGTCGTCCCGGTGGTCCCGGTGGCGGTGGCGGCGGCTTCGCCGGCCGTCCGGGTGGTCCCGGCGGTGGCGGCGGTGGCCGTCCCGGCTTCGGCGGCCGTCCCGGTGGTCCCGGTGGCCGCGGTGGCACGCAGGGCGCCTTCGGCCGTCCCGGTGGTCCCGCGCGTCGTGGCCGCAAGTCGAAGCGGCAGAGGCGCCAGGAGTACGAGGCCATGCAGGCCCCGAGCGTCGGCGGCGTGATGCTGCCGCGCGGCAACGGCGAGACCATCCGTCTCTCCCGCGGCGCGTCGCTCACGGACTTCGCGGAGAAGATCAACGCCAACCCGGCGTCGCTCGTCGCGGTCATGATGAACCTCGGCGAGATGGTCACGGCCACGCAGTCCGTCTCCGACGAGACGCTGCAGCTCCTCGCGGGCGAGATGAACTACACGGTTCAGATCGTCAGCCCCGAGGAGGAGGACCGCGAGCTGCTCGAGTCCTTCGACATCGAGTTCGGCGAGGACGAGGGCGACGAGGAGGACCTGGTGGTCCGCCCGCCGGTCGTCACCGTCATGGGTCACGTCGACCACGGTAAGACCCGACTGCTCGACGCCATCCGCAAGACGAACGTCATCGCGGGCGAGGCCGGCGGCATCACCCAGCACATCGGTGCCTACCAGGTCGCGACCGAGGTCAACGACGAAGAGCGCAAGATCACCTTCATCGACACCCCGGGTCACGAGGCGTTCACCGCCATGCGTGCCCGTGGTGCGAAGTCGACCGACATCGCGATCCTGGTCGTCGCGGCCAACGACGGCGTCATGCCGCAGACGGTCGAGGCGCTCAACCACGCCAAGGCGGCCGACGTGCCGATCGTGGTCGCGGTCAACAAGATCGACGTCGAGGGCGCCGACCCGACCAAGGTGCGCGGTCAGCTGACCGAGTACGGCCTGGTGGCCGAGGAGTACGGCGGCGACACGATGTTCGTCGACATCTCCGCCAAGCAGGGTCTGCACATCGACTCGCTGCTGGAGGCCGTGGTCCTCACGGCCGACGCCTCGCTCGACCTGCGGGCCAACCCGCACCAGGACGCGCAGGGCATCTCGATCGAGTCCCGTCTCGACCGCGGCCGCGGTGCCGTGGCGACGGTCCTCGTCCAGCGAGGCACCCTGCGGGTCGGCGACACGATGGTCGTGGGCGACGCCTACGGCCGCGTGCGCGCCATGCTCGACGACAACGGCAACAACGTCGCCGAGGCCGGCCCGTCGACGCCGGTCCAGGTCCTGGGCCTGACCAACGTCCCGGGTGCGGGTGACAACTTCCTGGTGGTGGACGAGGACCGTACGGCCCGTCAGATCGCCGAGAAGCGTGCCGCCCGTGAGCGCAACGCCGCCTTCGCCAAGCGCACGCGCCGCGTGTCGCTGGAGGACCTGGACAAGGTCCTGAAGGCCGGCGAGGTCCAGCAGCTGAACCTGATCATCAAGGGTGACGCGTCCGGTTCGGTCGAGGCCCTCGAGTCCTCGCTGCTCCAGCTGGACGTCGGCGAAGAGGTCGACATCCGCGTCCTGCACCGCGGCGTCGGTGCGGTCACGGAGTCCGACATCGACCTGGCGATGGGTTCCGACGCCATCGTGATCGGCTTCAACGTCCGCGCGGCCGGCCGCGCGGCGCAGATGGCCGAGCGCGAAGGTGTGGACGTCCGGTACTACTCGGTCATCTACCAGGCGATCGAGGAGATCGAGGCGGCCCTCAAGGGCATGCTCAAGCCGGAGTACGAAGAGGTCGAGCTGGGCACGGCGGAGATCCGCGAGGTCTTCAAGTCGTCCAAGCTGGGCAACATCGCCGGTGTCCTGGTCCGCTCGGGCGAGGTCAAGCGCAACACCAAGGCGCGCCTCATCCGCGACGGCAAGGTGGTCGCGGAGAACCTCACCATCTCCGGTCTGCGTCGCTTCAAGGACGACGTCACCGAGATCCGCGAAGGGTTCGAGGGCGGTATCAACCTCGGCAACTTCAACGACATCAAGGTCGACGACGTCATCGCGACGTACGAGATGCGGGAGAAGCCGCGGGTGTAA
- a CDS encoding YlxR family protein, producing the protein MSGRTRARACPERTCVGCRQRAAKDVLLRTVADQEQCVPDPRGTLPGRGAYVHPDPVCLDQAVRRRAFPRALRVPGPLDIKALRRYVEQTDSC; encoded by the coding sequence GTGTCTGGCCGGACGCGAGCCCGCGCATGCCCTGAGCGCACCTGTGTGGGGTGCAGGCAGCGAGCGGCCAAAGACGTTCTGCTGCGGACCGTGGCGGATCAGGAACAGTGCGTTCCCGATCCTCGCGGTACGCTGCCCGGCCGGGGTGCGTACGTTCACCCCGACCCGGTCTGTCTCGACCAGGCGGTGCGCCGCCGGGCGTTCCCGAGGGCGCTTCGCGTCCCGGGGCCGCTCGACATAAAGGCGTTGCGCCGGTACGTCGAGCAGACGGACAGTTGCTGA
- the rimP gene encoding ribosome maturation factor RimP, translating to MSTTQSERLRELLEPLVTSQGLDLEEIAVDSVGRKRVLRVVVDSDTGADLDAIADVSRALSAKLDETNAMGDAAYDLEVGTPGAERALTEHRHFVRATDRLVRFQLAEGGELVARILTVDEDGLDVEVPGVKGRKATTRRLGFPEIAKARVQVEFNRKDKKDMKEEEEA from the coding sequence ATGAGCACCACCCAGAGCGAGAGGCTGCGAGAGCTGCTCGAACCGCTCGTCACCTCGCAAGGGCTGGATCTCGAAGAGATCGCCGTGGACTCCGTGGGACGCAAGCGGGTGCTGCGTGTGGTCGTCGACTCCGACACCGGAGCGGACCTGGACGCGATCGCCGATGTGAGCCGCGCGCTCTCGGCGAAGCTCGACGAGACCAACGCGATGGGCGACGCCGCGTACGACCTGGAGGTCGGCACCCCCGGCGCCGAGCGCGCCCTGACCGAGCACCGGCACTTCGTGCGCGCCACCGACCGGCTGGTGAGGTTCCAGCTCGCCGAGGGCGGCGAACTGGTCGCGCGGATCCTGACGGTCGACGAGGACGGTCTCGACGTCGAGGTCCCGGGTGTGAAGGGCCGCAAGGCCACCACCCGCAGGCTCGGCTTCCCGGAGATCGCCAAGGCGCGGGTGCAGGTCGAGTTCAACCGCAAGGACAAGAAGGACATGAAGGAAGAGGAGGAGGCGTAG
- the rbfA gene encoding 30S ribosome-binding factor RbfA yields the protein MADNARAKRLADLIREVVAQKLQRGIKDPRLGSHVTITDTRVTGDLREATVFYTVYGDDEERKEAAAGLESAKGILRSEVGRAAGVKFTPTLTFVADALPDTAKTIEDLLDKARQSDAQVREASAGAAYAGGADPYRKPADDEVADTTDTDGDAAE from the coding sequence GTGGCCGACAACGCGCGGGCGAAAAGGCTGGCGGACCTCATCCGGGAGGTGGTGGCCCAGAAGCTGCAGCGCGGGATCAAGGACCCGCGGCTCGGCTCGCACGTCACCATCACGGACACCCGGGTCACGGGCGACCTGCGGGAGGCGACCGTCTTCTACACGGTCTACGGGGACGACGAGGAGCGGAAGGAAGCGGCCGCCGGCCTGGAGAGCGCCAAGGGCATCCTGCGCTCCGAGGTGGGCCGCGCCGCGGGCGTGAAGTTCACCCCGACCCTCACCTTCGTCGCGGACGCGCTCCCGGACACCGCCAAGACCATCGAGGACCTCCTCGACAAGGCGCGGCAGTCCGACGCCCAGGTCCGCGAGGCCTCCGCGGGCGCCGCGTACGCCGGTGGCGCCGACCCGTACCGCAAGCCGGCCGACGACGAGGTCGCCGACACGACCGACACGGACGGCGACGCCGCGGAATGA
- a CDS encoding ferritin-like domain-containing protein codes for MTALQSALAAEHAAVYGYGVVGGRIGERRRAEARAAYDAHRARRDALVREVRDLGGAPVAASAAYALPFQVPDAATAVRLAARLEERVAGVYSDLVRAATGERRGTAAGALREAAVRAVRWSGESVAFPGLAERTTDGTGTGTGDTGAAGAGGSASPSP; via the coding sequence CTGACCGCACTGCAGTCGGCGCTCGCGGCCGAGCACGCGGCCGTGTACGGGTACGGCGTCGTCGGCGGCCGGATCGGCGAGCGCCGGCGGGCCGAGGCGCGCGCGGCGTACGACGCCCACCGCGCGCGGCGCGACGCGCTGGTGCGCGAGGTGCGTGACCTGGGCGGCGCACCGGTCGCCGCGAGCGCCGCGTACGCGCTGCCGTTCCAGGTGCCGGACGCGGCCACGGCGGTACGGCTGGCCGCCCGCCTGGAGGAGCGGGTGGCAGGTGTGTACTCCGACCTGGTGCGGGCGGCGACCGGTGAGCGGCGCGGCACGGCCGCCGGGGCGCTGCGCGAGGCCGCGGTGCGGGCGGTGCGCTGGAGCGGGGAGAGCGTAGCCTTCCCTGGGCTCGCCGAACGGACCACCGACGGCACCGGCACCGGCACCGGCGACACCGGCGCGGCCGGGGCGGGCGGGTCGGCGTCCCCGTCGCCGTGA
- a CDS encoding aminoglycoside phosphotransferase family protein: MVFEPPQRLVRALGETAPAGDDWLARLPGTAEQAVARRELTAERVQVPGGRSSLVVLVRRADGTPAVLKLAPARARPESERAALAHWAGLGAVQLLESDDEDTADGTLLLERLHPDVSVRSLPEAKALLEAAGTLRRLWVEPPGHHTFETVAERTGRQAEAMRAGALSEPEAAPLVEAALTARADLLAAPPDHRLLHGTFRQSKVLAGDRMPWLAVGPDPVVGEVAFDLARLVRDRVEDLIAVQSGPSTTRRRIKRLAESLEVDQDRLRGWTLFRAVESGVRAFRVGRPKDGELLLEFAGWL; this comes from the coding sequence ATGGTTTTCGAACCGCCGCAGCGACTGGTGCGGGCGCTCGGTGAGACGGCGCCGGCCGGCGACGACTGGCTGGCCCGGCTCCCCGGGACCGCCGAGCAAGCGGTCGCCCGGCGCGAGTTGACCGCGGAGCGGGTCCAGGTGCCGGGCGGGCGCAGCAGCCTCGTGGTGCTGGTCCGGCGCGCCGACGGCACCCCCGCGGTACTGAAGCTGGCCCCCGCCCGGGCGCGCCCCGAGAGCGAGCGGGCCGCACTGGCGCACTGGGCCGGCCTGGGCGCCGTACAGCTGCTGGAGTCGGACGACGAGGACACCGCCGACGGGACGCTGCTCCTGGAGCGGCTGCACCCGGACGTGTCGGTACGGTCGCTGCCGGAGGCGAAGGCCCTGCTGGAGGCGGCCGGGACACTGCGCCGGCTGTGGGTCGAACCGCCGGGCCACCACACCTTCGAGACCGTGGCGGAGCGCACCGGGCGGCAGGCCGAGGCCATGCGGGCCGGCGCCCTGTCCGAACCCGAGGCGGCGCCCCTGGTGGAGGCGGCGCTCACGGCCCGCGCGGACCTGCTGGCCGCGCCGCCCGACCACCGGCTGCTGCACGGGACGTTCCGGCAGAGCAAGGTGCTCGCCGGGGACCGGATGCCGTGGCTCGCGGTGGGCCCGGACCCGGTGGTCGGCGAGGTCGCGTTCGACCTGGCGCGCCTGGTGCGCGACCGGGTGGAGGACCTGATCGCCGTGCAGTCCGGCCCCTCGACCACGCGGCGGCGCATCAAGCGGCTCGCGGAGTCCCTGGAGGTCGACCAGGACCGGCTGCGCGGCTGGACGCTGTTCCGGGCCGTGGAGTCCGGCGTA
- the nusA gene encoding transcription termination factor NusA: MDIDMSALRGLVREKEISFPLLVEAIESALLIAYHRTEGSRRHARVELNRETGHVTVWAKEDPEDLEEGQEAREFDDTPSGFGRIAATTAKQVILQRLRDAEDDATLGEYAGREGDIVTGVVQQGRDPKNVLVDIGKLEAILPVQEQVPGETYPHGMRLRSYVVRVAKGVRGPSVTLSRTHPNLVKKLFALEVPEIADGSVEISAIAREAGHRTKIAVRSTRSGLNAKGACIGPMGGRVRNVMGELNGEKIDIVDWSDDPAEMVANALSPARVSKVEVVDLASRSARVTVPDYQLSLAIGKEGQNARLAARLTGWRIDIRPDTEQAGDRDGE; this comes from the coding sequence GTGGACATCGACATGAGCGCCCTGCGGGGCTTGGTCAGGGAGAAGGAGATCTCCTTCCCCCTGCTGGTCGAGGCGATCGAGTCGGCCCTCCTCATCGCCTACCACCGCACCGAGGGAAGCCGCCGGCACGCGCGCGTGGAGCTCAACCGGGAGACCGGGCATGTGACCGTGTGGGCGAAGGAGGACCCGGAGGACCTCGAGGAGGGCCAGGAGGCCCGCGAGTTCGACGACACCCCGTCCGGCTTCGGCCGGATCGCCGCGACCACCGCCAAGCAGGTGATCCTGCAGCGGCTGCGCGACGCCGAGGACGACGCCACGCTCGGCGAGTACGCGGGCCGTGAGGGCGACATCGTCACCGGTGTGGTCCAGCAGGGCCGCGACCCGAAGAACGTGCTGGTCGACATCGGCAAGCTGGAGGCCATCCTGCCGGTGCAGGAGCAGGTGCCCGGCGAGACGTACCCGCACGGCATGCGGCTGCGGTCGTACGTGGTCCGCGTGGCCAAGGGTGTCCGGGGTCCCTCGGTGACGCTCTCGCGCACGCACCCGAACCTGGTGAAGAAGCTCTTCGCCCTGGAGGTGCCGGAGATCGCCGACGGCTCGGTGGAGATCTCCGCGATCGCCCGTGAGGCCGGTCACCGGACCAAGATCGCCGTACGGTCCACCCGTTCGGGCCTGAACGCCAAGGGTGCCTGCATCGGCCCGATGGGCGGCCGGGTGCGCAACGTGATGGGTGAGCTGAACGGCGAGAAGATCGACATCGTCGACTGGTCGGACGACCCGGCGGAGATGGTGGCGAACGCCCTGTCACCCGCTCGGGTGAGCAAGGTCGAGGTCGTGGACCTGGCCTCCCGGTCGGCCCGGGTGACCGTGCCGGACTACCAGCTGTCGCTGGCGATCGGCAAGGAAGGGCAGAACGCCCGGCTCGCGGCCCGGCTCACGGGCTGGCGGATCGACATCCGCCCGGACACCGAGCAGGCCGGGGACCGGGACGGGGAATAG
- the truB gene encoding tRNA pseudouridine(55) synthase TruB, with product MTQKHTTPDGLVIVDKPSGFTSHDVVAKMRGIARTRRVGHAGTLDPMATGVLVLGVERATKLLGHLALTEKEYLGTVRLGQNTVTDDAEGEITSSTDASKVTRDAIDAGIAKLSGDIMQVPSKVSAIKIDGVRSYKRAREGEDFEIPARPVRVSSFAVYDVRDAVAEDGTAVLDLVVSVVCSSGTYIRALARDLGADLGVGGHLTALRRTRVGPYKLDAAKTLEQLQQELTVMPVAEAASAAFPRWDVDAKRSRLLLNGVRLEMPEEYAGTGAVAVFGPENRLLALVEEHKGKAKSLAVFG from the coding sequence ATGACCCAGAAGCACACCACGCCCGACGGCCTCGTCATCGTCGACAAGCCGTCGGGCTTCACTTCGCACGACGTGGTCGCCAAGATGCGCGGTATCGCACGCACGCGCCGCGTCGGCCACGCCGGCACCCTCGACCCGATGGCGACGGGCGTTCTCGTCCTCGGCGTCGAGCGCGCCACCAAGCTCCTCGGGCACCTCGCCCTCACGGAGAAGGAGTACCTGGGCACCGTCCGCCTGGGCCAGAACACCGTCACCGACGACGCCGAGGGGGAGATCACCTCCTCCACCGACGCCTCCAAGGTGACCCGCGACGCCATCGACGCCGGCATCGCCAAGCTGTCCGGCGACATCATGCAGGTGCCGTCCAAGGTCAGCGCCATCAAGATCGACGGCGTGCGCTCCTACAAGCGGGCCCGCGAGGGCGAGGACTTCGAGATCCCCGCCCGCCCGGTGAGGGTCTCCTCCTTCGCCGTGTACGACGTCCGCGACGCCGTGGCCGAGGACGGGACCGCCGTGCTCGACCTGGTGGTCTCCGTGGTCTGCTCCTCCGGCACCTACATCCGCGCCCTCGCCCGGGACCTCGGCGCCGACCTCGGCGTGGGCGGCCATCTGACCGCGCTGCGCCGCACCCGCGTCGGGCCGTACAAGCTGGACGCCGCGAAGACGCTCGAACAGCTCCAGCAGGAGCTGACCGTGATGCCCGTCGCCGAGGCCGCCTCGGCCGCGTTCCCGCGCTGGGACGTCGACGCCAAGCGCTCCCGGCTGCTCCTCAACGGTGTGCGCCTCGAGATGCCCGAGGAGTACGCGGGCACCGGTGCCGTCGCCGTGTTCGGCCCCGAGAACCGCCTCCTCGCGCTGGTCGAGGAGCACAAGGGCAAGGCGAAGAGCCTGGCCGTCTTCGGCTGA